A window of Aequoribacter fuscus genomic DNA:
GTCAGGGTTAGCCGCGTGCACGGCATCGGTGATTAACCGATGTTGGTTGGCCTCCTGCTCGTTTGATAACTTAGCGCCATGGCCGCCCTCTTCGTTGGGGGATATGCCTCCCGTGATGATCATGCCGACGCCGGCAGCGGCCCGTTCGGCGAAATAGGCCGCCATGCGCGGGAAGCCATCGGCGGCTTCTTCCAATCCGGTATGCATCGAACCCATGACGGCCCGATTTTTGAGTTTTGTGAAACCTAACTCCAGCTCTGAAAACAGGTGGGGATAGAGAGGGTGCGCAGCCATTGTTATCTCTTTTGTTCGATGTAATAAGTCAAAACATTAACATCCCTTAACGGGTAAACGCAGTATTTTTTATGCTACCGTGGCGATTGTTAATTTCACTATGCAGGGTTGAATTAGCATCACGGTTGCCATAAGGGGCATGACTGTGTTGGTGTGACAGGAGGCGTCCTTGGTCGGTCGTATCGTAAACTACACATTACAGGTTCGATTTCGGACGAGTTTAGGCAGGGTGCTCAAGTACCTTGTGCCGGTGTTTGTTGTTTTTTTGCTGGTCTCTCATTATCTTGTCTTTCATATTGCTGAGCTGGAGGTGGCGGCAAATTACGAGGCAAAAATTCTCGTTGGAACGCGTTCGTCGGAACAAGTCGTTCGCGAGAAATTCCAAATTACGCGCGACGAACTCCTGTTTTTCAGCCGATTGTCGGCCACGCACGGTATGGCTCGTGCACTCGCTGGCGGCGGTGTCGATCAATCGACGGGCGTGGTGATGGAAGATTGGATACGCAATTTCAATGACGTGGCTTTCCAGTACGCCAACGCCAAAGAACGCATCCTGCAAATCCGAATTATCTTAGCCAATGAGTCGGCTGATGAGTTTATAAAACTCAAGCGGCCGCCCCGAGGTGTTTTGAAGCGTATCCCCGAAGACGAGCTTCAATCCAAAGCCGGATACCCCTACATGGCATCGGTCAGAAATCTCCCTTTGAACGAGGTGTATTGGTCCTTGATTGAATTGAATCTTGAGCACGGTCAAGTCGAGATGCCGCCGCAACCCACGATCCGAGGTGCTACGCCCATTGCTGACGACGATGGAGACATTTGGGCGTATCTGGTGATCAATTACGATGCGGCTATAATCCTGAAAGATCTAACCGATACATTTAGCGACGCGCCACAGTTTGATATTTATAGTTTCAATCCCGACGGTCACTACATCGTGCACCCGGAGCCGGGTAAAGTGTTTCTGGATCAGTTGCGGCCCGATCAGGCCATGACCTACGACCAAGAGTTCGTGTTAAGTAACCCAGGGTGGCGCTCTGCACCGCAACTGTTACTCGCAACCAGTCGGGTTGACGGAAGCCAAGATATCGTATTGTTAAGCAACCCTGAGGCCTATGAAACTTACACCAACAACGAGCGAGGCAAGTTCGCTATTCATTTGTCACTGATGCGTTTTCAAGAAATCGTGAGCGAAAACAGTTGGTATGTGCTTGTTCGAGTTTGGGCTGGCGCACTCCTGTTTTTTGCATTTTTGGGTTTGATTATGACGCGAATTGTGCGGCAGCGTGACCTTGCTGAGGCCCTAGGTTTGCAGGGTGAGTGGGGGCGTGCTGAGTCAGATGCTTTGATATCCTTAATGCTTCAAAAGCTGCCCGTCGCCATGGCGATGTTCGATGCTAACATGCATTACTTGGCGGTCAGCGAGCGTTGGTGTCAAGAATATGGTGTGCAGGCAAAAGATTTGATTGGTAAGGACCATAAGGCGCTGTTCCCTCATACGCGCAATGCGGTGCGAACCCTATATCAGCAGGCCTTAGAGGGTAAGTCAGCAGACGTTACTCAGCGGCTCATCGATGAGGCCGGTGACGACGTTAGCGTACGCTGGAGAATCGAGCCATGGCACGCTGTGGATGGCTCGGTAGCAGGTATTGTGGTGCTCTCGTATCGTGTAGAAGACTATTAGATTAGCGCTTACCTGTGATCATGGTTTTGATCAGCGGTGTGCCTGTGAGCTTTTGCATCACCAGCACCCCAGTGATGTGAATGCCCGCGCCTATCATTAAAACGTCCGAGACCCATCGGTGCGTATTTTGCAGAAAATCATTGCCAAACAGGGCATCCACTTCCTCATGTAACCAGCCTGTGATGCTCAAGTAAGCAATGGACAAAAAAACAAAATAAATGAACAGGGCGCCCAGCGGGTTGTGCCCCGCAGGGTGCTCTATTACACCTGAGCGCAGGTCGTTAAAGTGCTCGCGAATTGCTGCAGGCGTAGGGATAAAATTCACAAGCAGAGCGTGGGGGTTTCGACCCCAAATACCCCAGCTCAAGCGCAGGGCCATTAATGCAAAGAGGGCATACCCCGCGTAGTTGTGGAGGTCATCGCCGCCTTCTAGGAACCAGTAGTTAGCGACCACTACCGCGACTAAATACCAGTGCCAACTTCGGACGAGTCGATCCCAAATGACCATGTGCTATCGCTTACTCTTCTTCGCGTTTAACAATACTGCCATCGGTTGGGTTGAAGTAGATTTCGACTTTGGTGCCATCAGCTTCAAAACCGTAGATCTCGTAGCAGTTGCCGCCAGTTACTTTAAACTCGTTAATCTTGTAGCCGCCGTTCAGCAGTTGGGCCTGAAAATCGTTGGCATTGAGCCATTCCGATTGTGGTGCTTGCGTGCACTGCGTGGAGCCGTGTTCCTCGCTGCAACCCGCCAAAATGGCAAGACTAGTGACAGCGGCGAATAAAGTAAGCTTCTTCATGGTGTCTACCTCTTAATGTCGGAAAGTGGTCACTAACGTAAGCGACAGGCGTACCTCTATCCAGCGCTGTTGCTGTTGACTAGTGGCCAGAGTATAGCACTACCCTTAAGCATTTATTAATGCCTGTTCCGCTGCGCGGTCGAGTATGCGTTCAGCCTCGTGGCGAGAGAGGTGATTTTCTGATCGGCTTTGACTATCCTTCTTGCTTTGAGTCAACCAAGGAAAGCTTTATGAACGCAGCGACGCCGTTAGATGCCACTGAGATTGTTCTCGTGAAGGATATGTTGGCTAAGTTCCTCGCCACCGAGGTGGCTCCGTTTTACGATCAGTGGGAAAAAGACGAGAAAGTACCTCGTGAACTCTGGCGAAAGTTGGGGCAAGCGGGTTTGCTGGCGGTGGATATTCCCGAAGAATACGGCGGTGCGGGTGGTTCCTTTGATATGTCGATGGCTATTGTGTACGACGTTTCGCAGGCCGGGTATGCCGCGCTCAGCTCCAACATGACGGTGCACTCGGATATCGTTGCGCACTACATTTTGAATATGGGTACCGAAGCGCAAAAGCGGCGCTATTTGCCCGATTTTGTGAGCGGCGAATGTGTGGGTGCCGTCGCAATGACTGAGCCCGGCGCGGGCAGTGACTTGCAGGGCATAAGAACAACAGCGAAGAAGGATGGCGATCACTGGGTGATCAATGGTTCTAAGACGTTTATCACCAATGGACAGCACTGCGACGTGGTGGTTACCGCTGTGAGAACCGATCCCGACGCGCCCGGGTCTCGTGGCTTGTCGCTCTTTCTCGTGGACACCAATCTCCCCGGATTCAGCCGTGGTCGCAACCTTGAAAAAATGGGTCAACATGCGGCGGATACGTCAGAACTCTTTTTTGAAGATGTTCGGGTTCACGAAAGCGCGATCCTTGGCGAGCTAAACAAAGGGTTCATTGGGTTGATGAAAGAGTTACCGCGCGAGCGACTCGCCTTGGGCGTGGGTGCGGTGGGTGCGACCGAGGGCGTGCTCGATATGACGCGCACCTATGTCAATGAGCGCAAGGCCTTTGGTGCACCGCTGTCAAAGCTGCAAAACACGCGATTCGAAATCGCGAAAATGTACAGCGAATTCCGACTCAACCGTGCGTTGATGAACGAGTGTATCGATTTATTCAATCGCGGTGAGCTCGATGCCGCGACCGCGTCGATGATCAAATACACCACTACAGAAGCACAGTGCAGTATCGTCGATGGTTGCCTGCAGTTTTTTGGCGGTTATGGCTACATGAAAGAGTATCCCATTTCACGTGCTTATGTGGATGCCCGCATTCAGCGTATTTACGGTGGCACCTCGGAAATCATGCGCGAGCTGGTGGCGCGCGCAGTGCTCGATTAAGGCAGTTAAGCCTGCAGATTAAGCTCTGGCGGCAAGGCTCCCAGGGCTTTTTTTGTAACTCGTGTGTTAGGTAATCTCTATTGGATGACACGGACGTCGCGCTGAGGGAAGGGGATGGTCAGGCCGGCAGCTTCGATGTCTTCCTTGATACGTTTATTGAGGTCCCATTTTGTCGCGCCAAAGTCTTCGACGTTAGTCCACGCCCGGAGCTGCAGGTCCACCGAGCTCTCGCCCAGCGAGAACACAATCGCTTGCGCCTCGGGTTCAGCCAAAATTCTGGGTTCGGTTTTGATGATGTTGTGCAGTACCTCGAGCCCTGTATTGATATTGTCCGAGTAGGCGATGCTCGCCGTGATGTCGATTCTGCGCTTACCGTTACGGGTAAAGTTGGTAATGTCGTTGCCCCAGATTGATGAGTTGGGGCAGCTCAAATACAGGCCGTCAAAGCTGCGTAACACCGTGGTGAACAGATTAATTTCTTCCACAGTCCCAACGGTTGAGCCGAACGAGATGTAGTCGCCATTTTTAAACGGGCGCAAGAACAGCAACATAATACCCGCGGCAATGTTGCTTAGGGTGTCTTTTAGAGCAAATCCTATCGCGAGTCCCGCCGCCCCAATGAGCGCAATGATGCTGGCGGTGTTAACGCCAAAGAGATCGAGAATGACAACGACGGCAACGGTGTAGACTAGATAACCTAGCGTCGTGTTCAAGATTGGCATTAGCATGGGGTCGAGCTTGCCCAGTCGATTGTGGGTTTGCTGCAGTGCTTGCCGCAGTGCACTGCCAATGACTTTGGCAATCACTAAAACGCCGACGGCCAGCCCAATTTGGTAAGCGATATGCAATACGGTTGCTTGATGTTCGTTCCAGAGTTGGAGTAATGAATCTTGCACGCGTTCCTCCATGGTGTGCGCAAAGCTGAATGCTAGCGCCGGCACTGGAACTACACAAGCAGTTTTAAGTTCAGCACAGGAAGCAAAACAAGCGGGTTGGCATTGGCTAAACCGGCTTTTGATGGTTATGATTCGTGCCTAAAAAAGGAGTCAGTATGGCAATTGATGCGATTGAATCGGGGTCGTTCCCCTTTAGCGAAACAATGAAGGTCAGATTTCGAGACACCGATTCACAGGGCCATTTGTACTTTGCGAATTATTTGGTATTTGCGGATGAAATCACTGGTTTTTACATGGACGAACTCGGTTTTCGTGCGACTCAGCCGAGCAAGGCGCCGAGCTTTATTTTCACGGTGAATATTCAGTGCGACTACATTGATGAAATTACGGCCAACGGCACTGTGCGCGGCTCGGTCGGATATCGCCGTTTGGGCCGTTCTAGTGCAGACGTGGCCTTTTTGCTGCAAAATCATGAAACCGACGCAGTTCTGGCGCGCGGGACAATTACCCAGGTGTTTGTGGATCCTGACACTCGAAAATCGATCGCGATACCTGAGCCGTTTCGGTCAAATATCCTCGAACGTCAAGGCAACTGGGTGGTTGAGTAAGATTCATCGCAACCTCGGCGTTCATTCAACTCTAGAAGGACGCTAAAACATCGACCATACCTCGCTGTTCTTATAGAATGGTGCCTTTTACAGGGGGTGTCATGACACGCCGATTGTGGCCCGAATGGCAAGAACAGTGGGGCGTGTTGCTAGCATGGCCGCATGCCGAGACCGACTGGGTTAGCAACCTAGACGCCGCTAGGTTGTGCTATCGAGATATCATTGTTGCCATCACGCGGTATGAACGCGTTCTGTTGTTGTGCCGAGATGAATCAACTCAGATCGAGGCGCAAGCCATCTTAAGCCGATCAGGTGTTGACTCGGATCTCGTCATCTTTTTGGTTGTGCCTTACGACGATACTTGGGCCCGAGATTTTGGTTTTATCTCGACTTCTTCCGAGACGGGGCCCGTGCTGCTGGACTTTCAGTTCGATGCATGGGGCGGGAAGTTTACTGCCTCGGCGGACAACGACATTAATCAGCAGCTCTTTCGCCAACCTCTGCTGAATCACAATCAAACCGAAACGCAAGCTTGGGTGTTGGAAGGTGGAAGTATTGAAACCGACGGTCTAGGAACCTTGCTGACCACCCGTAAGTGTCTGCTGAACCCTAATCGCAACCCAGATTTCGATGAGGCGGAAATCGAGCGGCGTTTACAGTCGTCTTTGGGCGTAGACAGGGTGCTGTGGTTGGATCACGGTGAGCTAGAAGGTGACGATACCGATGCCCACATCGATACCTTGGCCCGTTTTGTGGACGAGCAAACTATTGTGCACATGGCCTGTAGCAACCCCGAAGATGCGCATTACCGCGAGTTGCAGGCAATGGCACTGGAGTTGCAGGCGTTACGCCAGCTTAATGGTGCGCCTTATAACCTC
This region includes:
- a CDS encoding acyl-CoA dehydrogenase family protein, whose translation is MNAATPLDATEIVLVKDMLAKFLATEVAPFYDQWEKDEKVPRELWRKLGQAGLLAVDIPEEYGGAGGSFDMSMAIVYDVSQAGYAALSSNMTVHSDIVAHYILNMGTEAQKRRYLPDFVSGECVGAVAMTEPGAGSDLQGIRTTAKKDGDHWVINGSKTFITNGQHCDVVVTAVRTDPDAPGSRGLSLFLVDTNLPGFSRGRNLEKMGQHAADTSELFFEDVRVHESAILGELNKGFIGLMKELPRERLALGVGAVGATEGVLDMTRTYVNERKAFGAPLSKLQNTRFEIAKMYSEFRLNRALMNECIDLFNRGELDAATASMIKYTTTEAQCSIVDGCLQFFGGYGYMKEYPISRAYVDARIQRIYGGTSEIMRELVARAVLD
- a CDS encoding PepSY domain-containing protein, with translation MKKLTLFAAVTSLAILAGCSEEHGSTQCTQAPQSEWLNANDFQAQLLNGGYKINEFKVTGGNCYEIYGFEADGTKVEIYFNPTDGSIVKREEE
- a CDS encoding mechanosensitive ion channel family protein, producing MQDSLLQLWNEHQATVLHIAYQIGLAVGVLVIAKVIGSALRQALQQTHNRLGKLDPMLMPILNTTLGYLVYTVAVVVILDLFGVNTASIIALIGAAGLAIGFALKDTLSNIAAGIMLLFLRPFKNGDYISFGSTVGTVEEINLFTTVLRSFDGLYLSCPNSSIWGNDITNFTRNGKRRIDITASIAYSDNINTGLEVLHNIIKTEPRILAEPEAQAIVFSLGESSVDLQLRAWTNVEDFGATKWDLNKRIKEDIEAAGLTIPFPQRDVRVIQ
- a CDS encoding agmatine deiminase family protein; this translates as MTRRLWPEWQEQWGVLLAWPHAETDWVSNLDAARLCYRDIIVAITRYERVLLLCRDESTQIEAQAILSRSGVDSDLVIFLVVPYDDTWARDFGFISTSSETGPVLLDFQFDAWGGKFTASADNDINQQLFRQPLLNHNQTETQAWVLEGGSIETDGLGTLLTTRKCLLNPNRNPDFDEAEIERRLQSSLGVDRVLWLDHGELEGDDTDAHIDTLARFVDEQTIVHMACSNPEDAHYRELQAMALELQALRQLNGAPYNLVPIELPEVFDSEERRLGGSYVNFLLVNGALIAPTYGDDAADSAALAQLAKACPNRDIVPVNCRALIEQNGSLHCVTMQIPKKVVNCES
- a CDS encoding acyl-CoA thioesterase is translated as MAIDAIESGSFPFSETMKVRFRDTDSQGHLYFANYLVFADEITGFYMDELGFRATQPSKAPSFIFTVNIQCDYIDEITANGTVRGSVGYRRLGRSSADVAFLLQNHETDAVLARGTITQVFVDPDTRKSIAIPEPFRSNILERQGNWVVE
- a CDS encoding PAS domain-containing protein; this translates as MLKYLVPVFVVFLLVSHYLVFHIAELEVAANYEAKILVGTRSSEQVVREKFQITRDELLFFSRLSATHGMARALAGGGVDQSTGVVMEDWIRNFNDVAFQYANAKERILQIRIILANESADEFIKLKRPPRGVLKRIPEDELQSKAGYPYMASVRNLPLNEVYWSLIELNLEHGQVEMPPQPTIRGATPIADDDGDIWAYLVINYDAAIILKDLTDTFSDAPQFDIYSFNPDGHYIVHPEPGKVFLDQLRPDQAMTYDQEFVLSNPGWRSAPQLLLATSRVDGSQDIVLLSNPEAYETYTNNERGKFAIHLSLMRFQEIVSENSWYVLVRVWAGALLFFAFLGLIMTRIVRQRDLAEALGLQGEWGRAESDALISLMLQKLPVAMAMFDANMHYLAVSERWCQEYGVQAKDLIGKDHKALFPHTRNAVRTLYQQALEGKSADVTQRLIDEAGDDVSVRWRIEPWHAVDGSVAGIVVLSYRVEDY
- a CDS encoding cytochrome b/b6 domain-containing protein, producing the protein MVIWDRLVRSWHWYLVAVVVANYWFLEGGDDLHNYAGYALFALMALRLSWGIWGRNPHALLVNFIPTPAAIREHFNDLRSGVIEHPAGHNPLGALFIYFVFLSIAYLSITGWLHEEVDALFGNDFLQNTHRWVSDVLMIGAGIHITGVLVMQKLTGTPLIKTMITGKR